The Parambassis ranga chromosome 4, fParRan2.1, whole genome shotgun sequence genome includes the window ACTGTAGAGCTTTGTATAGGCTAAAGCCACTTCCTGCTTTGTCACTGCATTGTTGGCTGAGGCACAGAACTTCCCATCAATACAAGCTAAACCAGATTAACCTACCTGTGTACtcagaaaataacaataaaagtagataatacaataataatccAGAAGAATACAGCGTAGACGAAGGTACCTTTTCTGAATAAAACGATTTTGGGTTCCACGTATAATTTATACTGTCCAATGGCAGCTTTGATCACGTCTTGCAGGGGATCACCATCCATCACTGACAGGTAATTTTCCACCAGAGGAATATTGGATAAACTCCAAATGACATCATCACGCTGTAAGATGTCAGAGTCTGGAGTCATCAGctgcaaaacaaatatttctgtATGAATCACATTAAGTTCAAATTGCCCTTTAACAAGGGGTAGTGGTCATTGGGTTTCTACAAACAACACATGCCGCCTCAGTTAACCACCAGAGGTCACTTAACAATAAATCAAAGCTCTGAGAGGGGAAGTCTTCCTGAACAAAACATTTCCAGTGTTCTTTTAATAGAACATACCTGTTGGAGAGTCTTATCAAGAAACGCTGCCAACTTGCCGACATGATAAAGATCTTGCAGTGTGACTGGAGACTGTGCAACGGGTTTTCCAGGCAAATAGGACATCAGCCGCACACAATAAATCTTACTGCCATGTCCGCAGTCTGATAAGGTAGGGAAAAGAAGAAGTGCAAAAAACTTTTTAATAGCGTGGGAGGTGTGGGCCCTGACTGTGGCTCAGTCAACATGTTGTTTTATCCTTTTTACCCATTTCCTCCAGGCTCATGAGCTCTCCTGTAGTAGTGGGCATGACCATCTGAGTGGGTactccatgctgctgcagtAAGGACATGGCCAGGGTCTGCATCGCCATCTGGGCGGGGTTCTTACTGTCCTCTGAGTTCATGATCTTCAGGACATACTTGGTGCCGTCACCGTCCACCACCAGGAAGTTTTGGTCAATGTAACTAGGTAAGGTGAAGATCTTAGTGACTCTCACTCCATATAGTTGCAGCACCATGTCTGCTGCTTGCTGTAAGGTGAGTGTGGGCCTTGGTTTGACATCTGAAGTGTCTGCAcgaaacacaacacaaatatcaATGTTTGATATCAAACAgcggctgtgtcccaattcagggtctgcatccttcggagtgcgcattttaaggccgcttacgtcacaaagctgcgcgaaggctgtcccaattcgccaaaagtcgaagggtccttcaaatgcgtcctccaaatgcgtcctccttttgcctgaatttggaggacgcatcgctaccatccttcgtggccttaaatatcccacaatgctttgcgggcctactttttgtccaatagtacaatgacggaccaagcgagcagcaccggcaggagtgccgaattcacatttaaatgtaagtaaagagcagtagttcgagagttttaaaatgctagtagtgacagcggcattaaaaaaatgagttttgtatttacaaacatgacgtcctgttgatacgaggcgctgtaaactaaacgctttgattgaatgttgtttcttgttgtttactgtagtatagtataaagtatagttcacgtgaggagcaatattatcgttattatatcaaacggtcattctgcctgttgtcattttgttgaaggaggagcagagagaaacagaagaaacctgacaattgataacggaggagatgagactggagagggagggagagagagagagagagagggagagagagggggagagcagagaaagagcggacagacctcagctcattgagaggatgttggacagcagtgatttttatgttctgtgttatttaaatgttacttattaaattgtatattaaatcgttcttgtctttgtgttcttaaactcttctcaccttgttacatcatgtgtttcattacctatttataattgaagtaaacttttgaacaacttctcagtggccacagtaaatcatttattgttctgttatgtacaatatttacaaagacacagaacatttctaactatttaccagtgggcattatgaaaatgtacagtttattatttataaaagatcagcagaaaatactattcacaaagaacatatatataaatgtttggctgagcaggagtccttggtgctgctggactggatgatgccacgatgaagaccttggagtcctctggctgtgagtgggacatcatctgggggaggggggtgcctgtctcctctgtccaccacatcgtccatcagggtttgcagagcggacgatcggcggctgccatgttactaaagatgtttttaaaaagggcaaaaataaaaataataacttcaacagagcggcttccaacgcagcttaaaatatgaaaagctataaaatatgtatcctcaccctccaaaggtgatgatggtcagtacacctcctccaggacagacagctggtcctgcagggagccccactctcctccacccagcagtaattctctggtgtagtgacagacctgatgcttaatgacacattaaagcagtggtttcagggttatttgcagggttcttacacatttagctatttatttaaagtattaaaattacaaacagaccctgtatcaagtcttacgattgaatcaaatataaattacatttaatcatatttgtctatctactggttatatatctagcgtttgctcagtaaccggtatattaattatgatcaataatatggttaaacagcagcttaccgtcacctccccactgcgctctcccagcctgaagaaaatgagccgtcacaggttttgctgccgctggagccgcctctcctcttcctccaacaacaaataaatatattaaaatattccaaatgtctaaatccacactgttgtcccgcttgttgtgtagtccgtgttgtgtcgctgtcgctgcttttgtttttcccggggcaaaatttatgacgtcgcgccacaatcaggaagtgatttgaaggccagaccgtcccatttaccaacggtggaggatcctccggaggatcctcaggaggccgcgtcctcctgaggatcctccggaggatcctcaggaggacgcggcctcctgagaccgcgtaggctgcgtcctccgaaggatgcagaccctgaattgggacacagccatagttgacgtgacgctgccaacatggcggcggtcatcacgtcctggaacctcccactgagactcaaaacggctcttcagaaacaaacgggtgacgtcacggaagctctgtccatagtttttactgtcaatggttcttACAGTGAAAGTCCAGGAGTCCATGTTTCACCGATCATGTCATCACACCAGTTTTTACACTGGCTGCATGAGATGTGTGAGTTAAATTGAGATTACTGTGACCAATAAACTACACCACTGCATGACCGAACTGACATCATAATGATTCCAACATTATTAAAGGGTTTAAAggcactttttttattttgaaagctttttatttaaaagttgATCAAAGTTCCAACCTTCTCCTATGCTCAGGTTTTTCGAGTAGTGTGTTTCCTCCAATAACAGGGGCTTGCTTAGCTTCAGAGATTGCGTAATTGGCCAGTTGGGAGGAGGCAGTGTGGGTGACTAAAACGCATGGAACTTCCTGGAAAGCCAACAAAATCTTTctaagaaaaaaagacatccGATAGCAGATATCCTGCTTAGCGTGCCACAACTAAAACCTTTTGTCCAGATAATCATTTATATCCATAAAGACGCATATTTCACTGTGGATGACTGATCAGCATAAGGAGACAAAGTGCACTCCTGGAATCTCTATTTTGTTGTATATGAAAAACATCCATGACCAGCGTTATAACAATGACCAATTCTTACAACAATTCTTCCATCTGTGACCAAGACTTTAAAATGATAATAACAGTCTTTATGCCCCCATATGTCATATGCTAAACGGTCAGAAAGTTAAAAGAGGCTTTAATATTAGCTTAATAATAGAAAGGAAAGTGTTTGAGAACATTCCTGTCATTTAACAGAAAACAAGAGTGCTTACCCATTCTGCTTCAGAAGATACTGTGGAGCGACTGAGAGCCTGTTGACTAAATGTAAATGTCACCAGCACTGATGTGCTTATTTGTGGAGAATCTAGTCAAACCTGATCCAACTTCTGAATTCAAGCTCTCCAAGAAACTGAGCTCACCCTGAGCTCGGTTTAAGCAGAAAAAATtgacagaatgaatgaagcgaAACTGTCTTCATGGTGGGATGGTGGGGGGGGTCATCACTTGTTTGTCTGCTCTGACTTAAGCATGTGCTAACTTGTATAAATATGTCATGTGCAACAAAAGAGAGTTATGGTGAAAAGCATCCAAAGTAAATTCAGCACAATCGGAAAAATAAAAGCAAGATTTTGGTTCtttggaagcagcagcagcagcagctcagacttTTGCAGTTAATTAAGTTAATAGAACATGTGCATGTTTCCTATGAGCCAAAGAACAACACTGTGGAGTGTATGACAGTGGGACAACAAGTAAAGAGGCTTCCTTCAATTTACCGTCAGAAGCTTCTTTCTCACATGACTGACTGCTcgtcatttattttattaggtttttttGAGGTTAACCCCACTCAGTgaggtgttttgtttgtttacactgtgtTTGTTCACTTTTGGCAATTTAGTCGCAACcaaatgtcatttttgtttaaatgttccACTGAAGTCATGACCACATGATGGCAGTATTACACTAGATTTTATCCAGGTATTGAAAGATCTATTATAAGGGGGctgtggggtggaaagggttaagtTGTACAGCCTGTCAGTATGATAAAATGCTCTCAATAGCAAACAATGAATTAACATGAGGTTTTTATTGAAATTTTGCTttgacagtttgttttgtttttgccagaGCAGAAACTCCTAAGGCATGCTTTACAAAACAGACCAAAGATCAAACTTTTTTTCAAATTAATTATTTACCAGATTAACTGATTGAGACAATAATGAAAAAACAGGACGCACACATTACACGCACCACAGCCAGCATACAGTCCTTAATACAGCTAAGACCATAGAAAAGTGTTCATATGAAGATTTTGACCCAGCTGGTGCAAACAGCAGTATCAGCTAAGGTCACTTCTAGAGTTAAGTGTATTTACTGATTAAGGCACTGGATCCTTTGTACAAATATAGTTCTTAGTGGCGGCAGACGGGAGCTCTAACACCTGCTGCACAGGCACaaacataaagacataaaaGAGAATTTAAGTTTGAACGCAACTTAACCTATATTAGAGAACTAAATATGTATTCATTCCTTCTGTCCGCAGTTTATAGTGCAGAACATCATTTAAACAGTTTTCAGTGAGTGGAATAAATGTTGTGATTGCACCGTATTAGCAAAGAGAGTTTAAATCCCCTCCAAATTATTGTGCCAAGTAACTCAGAAGTGACAAGATTTGTTAATCATTGTTATTTgtctgtagtacagggtcacggAGGGGGGCTAGACCTTAAAACTATTGATCATTTCAAGACAGGCCACCCTCACTTCCTGTTAGTGTACTGAGCTGCACCTTCAAACCACACCTTTTCCACCTCCTGCTTTCCAAGCTCCCAGAGATGCCGGAAAATATGGACACCCTTCTTTGATGTAATCATCAAATACTCTGCGTTTTCTGGATGCAGGGTCACAGTATAACGAGCTAAAACCAAGGACTGGCAGAAGCGGGACAGCACCAGAACGTACAGACAATCTTTCTCCGCCTCGTTAAGAGGAAGGACGCTTTCCCACCCTGCCATGACATGTCCCCCCACTTCAATGGGTTTAGGTTGGCCAATCATCATGTACATGATGGTGATGGCGAGCTCATGGATGTAGTAACCTCTGTTCATGTCC containing:
- the LOC114434825 gene encoding hydroxylysine kinase-like, which gives rise to MDTSDVKPRPTLTLQQAADMVLQLYGVRVTKIFTLPSYIDQNFLVVDGDGTKYVLKIMNSEDSKNPAQMAMQTLAMSLLQQHGVPTQMVMPTTTGELMSLEEMDCGHGSKIYCVRLMSYLPGKPVAQSPVTLQDLYHVGKLAAFLDKTLQQLMTPDSDILQRDDVIWSLSNIPLVENYLSVMDGDPLQDVIKAAIGQYKLYVEPKIVLFRKGIIHGDLNDHNIIVTPLDNGHHKVSGILDFAMLMNGYYVHEVAISIMYLMLENPSPMDVGGAVLAGFESVIPLNDDERDCLFLLVVARLCQSLVYGRHNVQKYPDNRKYLMTTAKNGTRLLTKLWELGKKQVEEKWFADASTYSEK